CCATCGATTACACCCTGCCGATGGCGAGTGCGCAGGTGAAATCATGCGTATTACTTGCCGGTTTATTTGCCGACGGCGAAACACGGGTGACGGAAACCCTGCCAAGCCGCGATCACACCGAGCGGATGCTTGGCCTTGAAACAGACTTTAATGCCGATGGCAGCCGGGTTCTGAAATCAAGCCGCGAATTCGAAGTCCTGCCACAGCAGCTAAAAATCCCCAATGATATTTCGGCGGCCGCTTTTTGGATGGTTGCCGCCTCTATCATTCCGGGTTCTGAAATCGTACTCCGGGGCGTCGGTATCAATCCCTCGCGCAGTGCTGTAATAACGATATTGCAGCGTATGGGTGCAGATATCCGCGTGAGTGTGCCTCCTGAAGCCTCTACATCTACCACCGTAGGCGAGCCCCTGGCTGATATCACCATTAAAAGCGCAAAGCTAAGTGCCACTGACCTCCTTGAGACCGAGATTCCGAATGCCATAGATGAGATTCCGGTCCTTGCCGTTGCGATGGCATTTGCTGAAGGAAAATCGACGGTACGCAAAGCCGCTGAACTCCGTGCGAAAGAATGTGACCGGATTGCCGCCGTCGCAGAAATGCTGCAGAAAGCCGGCCTCAACATTAAGGAATATGCTGACGGCTTTGACGTGAGCGGTTCGCGAAGCAACGCTTGTCAGGCGGCAGACTATTCGTCCCATCATGATCACCGGATTGCCATGGCTGCCGCTGTCCTTTCCCTCAAAGCGGATGCCCCCTCAACCATTCATGATGCTGACTGTGCCGCGATATCCTATCCTACTTTTTTCCGGGATCTCGAAAGCCTGCGCAGCTGACAGGCACATTTCCCGTTC
This genomic stretch from Cyclonatronum proteinivorum harbors:
- the aroA gene encoding 3-phosphoshikimate 1-carboxyvinyltransferase; this translates as MIKTITPATALRGELSSLPPDKSIAHRAALFASVAKGESVIRNYSAAEDPQSTLSCLRDLGVPVETDGSTVIIRAKGRKTFSPVRQLIDCGNSGTTMRLLSGLVAGAGLDVTLTGDASLSSRPMKRIMDPLGLMGAQIASSDKNRPPLQFASHKGLRAIDYTLPMASAQVKSCVLLAGLFADGETRVTETLPSRDHTERMLGLETDFNADGSRVLKSSREFEVLPQQLKIPNDISAAAFWMVAASIIPGSEIVLRGVGINPSRSAVITILQRMGADIRVSVPPEASTSTTVGEPLADITIKSAKLSATDLLETEIPNAIDEIPVLAVAMAFAEGKSTVRKAAELRAKECDRIAAVAEMLQKAGLNIKEYADGFDVSGSRSNACQAADYSSHHDHRIAMAAAVLSLKADAPSTIHDADCAAISYPTFFRDLESLRS